From one Candidatus Zixiibacteriota bacterium genomic stretch:
- a CDS encoding DMT family transporter, which yields MINFLLLLAVIFWGLSFVATKMALQYLSPLEIIALRLLLGAPVLYLIVMAKKIDISFKKNDIAILLITSIVLAVHFLIQAFGLIYTSATNTGWLIATIPVFIAILSRLFLKEKVSPVKLLGILIATVGALFLISKGKLTTLDWLKSVGDWLILSSCVTWAIYTIITRDLTRRYHPLAVTLAILIIPALLLNAYCAYTTPISKLLELPLKIIGALVFLGVFCLGLAQWVWLEGLARKSATEVGVFLYIEPIVTTLGAIPILGESINLFGIVGALLILLGVYLVQRR from the coding sequence ATGATTAATTTCCTTCTGCTTCTGGCTGTCATTTTCTGGGGTCTGTCGTTTGTTGCCACCAAGATGGCCCTTCAGTATCTGAGTCCTCTTGAAATCATCGCCCTGCGGCTTCTGCTCGGCGCGCCGGTACTATATCTGATAGTCATGGCAAAGAAAATTGATATCTCTTTCAAAAAGAATGACATTGCGATTCTGCTGATAACTTCTATTGTATTGGCGGTTCATTTCCTGATTCAAGCCTTTGGGCTGATTTATACCAGCGCCACTAACACCGGATGGCTTATCGCTACCATTCCGGTTTTTATCGCCATTCTCTCTCGGCTCTTTCTGAAAGAAAAAGTCAGCCCGGTCAAACTGCTGGGGATTTTGATTGCCACTGTCGGCGCTCTCTTTCTTATTTCCAAAGGGAAACTGACGACATTGGACTGGTTGAAGTCTGTCGGGGACTGGCTGATATTGTCAAGCTGCGTCACCTGGGCTATTTACACAATTATCACGCGCGATTTGACCCGCCGCTATCATCCTCTGGCTGTCACCCTTGCCATCCTTATTATTCCGGCGCTTCTCCTCAATGCCTATTGCGCCTATACGACTCCGATTTCAAAGTTGCTCGAACTCCCCTTGAAGATAATAGGGGCGCTGGTATTTCTGGGGGTATTCTGCCTTGGCTTGGCGCAATGGGTCTGGCTGGAGGGGCTGGCGCGCAAATCGGCGACCGAGGTGGGGGTCTTTCTATATATTGAGCCGATAGTAACGACTCTCGGCGCGATACCAATTCTGGGGGAAAGCATAAACCTTTTCGGCATCGTCGGAGCGCTGCTGATTTTACTCGGGGTTTATCTGGTGCAGAGAAGATAA